A stretch of the Nitratireductor thuwali genome encodes the following:
- a CDS encoding AMP-binding protein has protein sequence MAQAFASPDTLVKYLLLNADRFSGRPAMRHKDFGIWQSWTWRQQMEEVRAFALGLQSIGFERGDRVAVIGSNRPRLYWTFAAVQSLGGVPVPVYADSVAEEMAYVLEHAEVKFAVVEDQEQVDKLLSIADQTTSLSEVIYDEPRGLRDYDHTHLHDFSALREVGLKRLADHPDTANAWLGEIARGKGSDLGVMLYTSGTTGRPKGVMLSHDNLVRSALNANTFDRLDEHETIIAYLPLAWVGDHVFSVAQSYTAGFCVACPESAETVNEDRREIAPTYFFAPPRVFETLLTTIMVRMEDAGRAKKAMFDHFLTHARKVGEKILNGEAVGVWDRVKYGIGELLIYGPLKDRIGMSRLRVGYTAGEAIGPELFSFYRSIGLNLKQLYGQTEATVYITAQPDGNIRPDTVGLPSPGVEIKIAENGEVMYRSPGVFMGYYKNEEATRETKTPDGWVHTGDAGFFDSDGQLRIIDRAKDVGKLSNGALFAPKYIENALKFFPDIKEAVAFGHGRDFCAAFINIDLQAVGSWAERNNIAYASYQELAGHPRVCEIISRHVAETNRRLAAEPMMAASQIRRFLILHKELDADDGELTRTQKVRRSFIAERYGALIEALYDGSPEIFAETQVTYEDGRKGIISANIRIIDADTVAADGPGMAEAAE, from the coding sequence TTGGCGCAAGCTTTCGCGTCACCCGACACGCTTGTCAAATATCTGCTGTTGAACGCCGATCGGTTCAGTGGCCGGCCCGCCATGCGCCACAAGGATTTCGGCATCTGGCAAAGCTGGACATGGCGTCAGCAGATGGAAGAGGTGCGGGCCTTCGCGCTCGGCCTGCAATCCATTGGCTTCGAACGCGGCGATCGGGTTGCCGTCATCGGCTCCAACAGGCCGCGGCTCTACTGGACCTTCGCGGCGGTGCAGTCGCTGGGGGGCGTGCCCGTGCCGGTCTATGCCGATTCGGTGGCCGAGGAGATGGCCTATGTGCTTGAACACGCCGAGGTGAAGTTCGCGGTCGTCGAAGACCAGGAGCAGGTCGACAAGCTGCTCTCCATCGCTGACCAAACGACGAGCCTTTCCGAGGTCATCTACGACGAGCCGCGCGGCCTGCGGGACTACGACCACACGCATCTGCATGATTTTTCGGCGCTGCGGGAGGTCGGCCTGAAACGGCTTGCCGATCACCCCGATACGGCCAATGCCTGGCTGGGGGAGATCGCAAGGGGCAAGGGCAGCGACCTGGGTGTCATGCTCTACACGTCGGGGACCACGGGGCGGCCCAAGGGCGTGATGCTGTCGCACGACAATCTCGTGCGCTCGGCACTCAACGCCAACACGTTCGATCGGCTGGACGAACATGAGACGATCATCGCGTATCTCCCGCTTGCCTGGGTGGGCGATCACGTCTTTTCGGTGGCGCAGTCCTATACGGCCGGCTTTTGCGTCGCCTGCCCGGAGAGCGCGGAGACGGTGAACGAGGACCGGCGCGAAATTGCGCCGACATATTTCTTCGCGCCGCCGCGCGTGTTCGAGACGTTGCTGACGACCATCATGGTGCGGATGGAGGATGCAGGCCGGGCCAAGAAGGCGATGTTCGACCATTTTCTCACCCATGCGCGTAAGGTCGGCGAGAAGATCCTGAATGGCGAGGCGGTGGGTGTCTGGGATCGGGTGAAATACGGCATTGGCGAGTTGCTGATCTACGGGCCGTTGAAGGACCGCATCGGCATGTCGCGGCTGCGCGTCGGCTATACCGCCGGCGAGGCGATCGGGCCCGAACTGTTCAGCTTCTACCGGTCCATCGGACTCAATCTGAAGCAGCTCTACGGACAGACGGAGGCGACCGTCTACATCACCGCCCAGCCGGACGGGAACATACGGCCCGACACGGTGGGGCTGCCGTCGCCGGGGGTTGAGATCAAGATCGCCGAAAATGGCGAGGTCATGTACCGGTCGCCGGGCGTGTTCATGGGCTACTACAAGAACGAGGAGGCGACGCGGGAAACCAAGACGCCCGACGGCTGGGTGCATACCGGCGATGCCGGCTTCTTCGACAGCGACGGCCAGCTCAGGATCATCGACCGTGCCAAGGATGTGGGCAAGCTCTCCAATGGGGCGCTGTTCGCTCCAAAATACATCGAGAATGCGCTGAAATTCTTCCCCGATATCAAGGAGGCCGTCGCCTTCGGGCACGGCCGGGACTTCTGCGCCGCCTTTATCAATATCGACCTGCAGGCGGTCGGCAGCTGGGCAGAGCGGAACAACATCGCCTATGCGTCCTACCAGGAGCTGGCGGGTCATCCGCGCGTCTGCGAAATCATCTCCAGGCATGTCGCCGAGACCAACCGCCGGCTGGCCGCGGAGCCGATGATGGCGGCCTCGCAGATCCGCCGCTTTCTCATTCTGCACAAGGAGCTCGATGCCGATGACGGCGAGCTCACGCGGACCCAGAAAGTGCGGCGCTCCTTCATCGCCGAGCGCTACGGCGCATTGATCGAAGCTCTTTATGACGGCAGCCCGGAGATTTTCGCCGAGACACAGGTTACCTATGAGGACGGGCGCAAGGGCATCATCAGCGCCAACATTCGCATCATTGACGCCGACACCGTCGCGGCGGACGGGCCCGGCATGGCGGAGGCGGCGGAATGA
- a CDS encoding Crp/Fnr family transcriptional regulator — MSQKEDAARAAIWSGELTEGELDRAARGLIERHYPKGSYICHRGDKLDYWTGVAVGLVKISAISAHGKAMTFAGAASGSWFGEGSVLKDEPRKYDLVAIRDTRLAMMQRSTFMWLYENSTGFNRFLVRQLNERMGQFIATIEYDRILHPKARVARNLSWFFNPVLYPRIENEIEISQEELGLLAGVSRQVVNRALKELEEEGLLRSAHGRITVLRPEALSRYDI, encoded by the coding sequence ATGAGCCAAAAAGAAGATGCTGCCCGCGCCGCCATCTGGTCGGGTGAACTGACGGAAGGCGAGCTTGACCGCGCCGCGCGCGGCCTTATCGAACGCCACTATCCAAAAGGCAGCTATATCTGCCATCGCGGTGACAAGCTCGACTATTGGACCGGCGTCGCCGTGGGACTGGTGAAAATCAGCGCGATCTCCGCCCATGGCAAGGCCATGACCTTTGCCGGCGCGGCCAGCGGGAGCTGGTTCGGCGAGGGGTCAGTGCTAAAGGACGAGCCGCGCAAATACGACCTGGTGGCGATCCGCGATACGAGGCTCGCGATGATGCAGCGGTCGACCTTCATGTGGCTTTATGAAAACAGCACCGGCTTCAACCGTTTCCTCGTGCGCCAGCTCAACGAGCGGATGGGGCAGTTCATCGCCACCATCGAATACGACCGCATCCTGCATCCCAAGGCGCGGGTGGCGCGCAACCTGTCGTGGTTCTTCAATCCCGTGCTTTATCCTCGCATCGAGAACGAGATCGAGATCAGCCAGGAGGAACTGGGATTGCTGGCCGGCGTTTCGCGGCAGGTGGTCAATCGGGCCTTGAAGGAACTGGAGGAGGAGGGGCTGCTCCGCTCGGCGCATGGGCGCATCACGGTATTGCGGCCGGAAGCGCTGAGCCGGTACGATATCTGA
- a CDS encoding N-acyl amino acid synthase FeeM domain-containing protein, translating into MSSSVSANLSMESGEHRPTGQSGRSSTFVRNVLALLERTEYRRCESGEDLEAMYRLRYRAYRPHGFVSESPARSTKDDLDELPNSHVFGIYIDNCLVSTVRLHQIDRNNPQGPVTKGFGDIVRPIIERGDSIINPSMFAADPDVAKEYRVLPYISLRLVIVGYEYFRSTYCACLIRQEHTAFYRRIFGASQMSPPREYPPISIPLMLYGGECAKEFGPIVSRFPFFHSTQAEQRLLFGRRAEGETAPLTVLPTAKFLHHAA; encoded by the coding sequence ATGAGTTCCAGCGTTTCCGCCAACCTGAGCATGGAGTCCGGCGAGCACCGGCCAACCGGCCAGTCCGGTCGTTCATCCACTTTCGTGCGCAACGTCCTGGCGCTCTTGGAACGCACGGAATACCGGCGCTGCGAGAGCGGTGAAGATCTCGAGGCGATGTACCGGCTTCGCTATAGGGCGTATCGGCCCCACGGCTTCGTTTCCGAATCGCCGGCGCGCTCCACAAAAGACGATCTCGATGAACTGCCAAACAGTCATGTGTTCGGCATCTACATCGACAATTGTCTGGTGAGCACGGTGCGTCTCCACCAGATCGACCGCAACAATCCGCAAGGCCCAGTCACCAAGGGGTTCGGCGACATTGTCCGGCCGATCATCGAGCGGGGCGACAGCATCATTAATCCGAGCATGTTTGCTGCCGACCCGGATGTCGCCAAGGAATACCGGGTGCTGCCCTATATCTCACTGCGGCTGGTGATCGTCGGCTACGAGTATTTCCGCTCAACCTACTGCGCCTGCCTGATCCGGCAGGAGCATACGGCCTTCTACCGGCGCATTTTCGGTGCCAGCCAGATGAGCCCACCGCGGGAGTATCCCCCGATCAGCATTCCGCTCATGCTCTACGGAGGCGAGTGCGCGAAGGAGTTCGGTCCGATCGTGTCGCGGTTCCCGTTTTTCCATTCCACGCAAGCCGAGCAGCGCCTATTGTTCGGCCGGCGGGCTGAAGGCGAGACCGCGCCCCTTACGGTTTTGCCCACGGCGAAGTTCCTGCATCACGCTGCCTGA
- a CDS encoding putative bifunctional diguanylate cyclase/phosphodiesterase: protein MKNGKAHISEDVYVGYIRSLFQDVGVLPIGALCFASIAVLLYLKTGDIAHLVMAPLMLGAGFGRYWLITRVDHALISDYASALRWEQRYILWGSIHGLIVGTFGFSAIFFGSDPFSELAAVSAVLCGAITIAGRNYGSTKMVSILTLTIVFPMALGLMLKGDIYHFILGLFIAPFMVVVMKMAHLVRTVLFHAISEEKRSSRLAQRFNRALNTMSHGLVMFSPEGRVVVANAQAVDTLQFRSPTQMMGRSLKALLTRGVAAGLLDRKDFEYAERQLTKALREGRDRKVLLRLLDGRYLEFSAREGRDELGVLTFEEVTARVEAEAKIRFMARYDSLTNLPNRAYFHEVVSELLEGGDQGRYCALAVFDLDDFKSINDTLGHPVGDGMIYCVAERIAGFAKGDVKVSRFGGDEFTIFFNHVDGADDLAMRMDVVFEALSGEIDVAGHMLRIQASSGAVLSRADEANVDDMIIKADLALYQAKEFGKNGWRLFEREMDVAFRNRQTLKADLRTAIQTRSLRVVFQPIIDMHTMQIAGSEALCRWDHPELGPISPAAFIPLAEEMGIVSEISEMVLRIACAECSSWPDGLRVSVNLSAKDFHNAGVVQKVKNALAASGLAPERLELEVTETALLDDTSATSAYLEELKKLGVTIALDDFGTGYSSLSYLHMLPLDKVKIDGSFVAGITSDERSLRLLTSVVELSRNLGLAVTVEGVETFAQLKLLSGKVQPELVQGFLFGSALTASGIRTMSDKRWSFSHEAQASFKPVSA from the coding sequence GTGAAAAACGGCAAGGCACACATTTCTGAAGACGTTTACGTCGGGTACATCCGGTCGCTGTTCCAGGACGTGGGCGTGCTGCCGATTGGTGCGCTTTGCTTTGCGTCCATCGCCGTTCTGCTCTATCTCAAGACGGGAGACATCGCGCACCTCGTCATGGCTCCGCTCATGCTTGGTGCCGGTTTCGGGCGCTATTGGCTGATCACACGCGTGGACCACGCACTGATCTCCGACTACGCGTCGGCGCTCCGCTGGGAACAGCGCTATATCCTCTGGGGCTCGATCCACGGTTTGATCGTCGGCACGTTCGGCTTCAGTGCCATCTTCTTTGGTAGTGACCCATTCAGCGAGCTCGCTGCTGTCTCTGCTGTCTTATGCGGCGCCATCACCATTGCCGGCCGCAATTACGGCTCGACCAAGATGGTCTCGATCCTGACATTGACCATTGTTTTCCCGATGGCGCTCGGGCTGATGCTCAAGGGCGACATCTACCATTTCATACTAGGCCTGTTCATCGCGCCCTTCATGGTCGTGGTCATGAAGATGGCGCATCTGGTGCGCACCGTGCTGTTTCACGCGATCAGCGAGGAAAAGCGGTCATCCCGCCTGGCGCAGCGCTTCAACAGGGCCCTCAACACCATGTCCCACGGACTGGTGATGTTCAGCCCGGAAGGGCGGGTGGTCGTCGCCAATGCGCAGGCGGTCGATACGCTGCAATTCCGTTCTCCCACACAAATGATGGGCCGGTCGCTCAAGGCGCTGCTCACGAGGGGCGTGGCCGCCGGGCTGCTGGATCGCAAGGACTTCGAGTATGCCGAGCGGCAGCTGACGAAAGCGCTGCGCGAGGGCCGCGACAGAAAAGTCTTGCTGCGCCTTCTGGATGGGCGCTACCTGGAATTCTCGGCGCGGGAAGGCCGCGACGAACTTGGCGTCCTGACCTTCGAGGAAGTGACTGCGCGGGTTGAGGCCGAGGCGAAGATCCGCTTCATGGCCCGCTACGACAGCCTCACGAACCTGCCCAACCGGGCCTATTTTCATGAAGTGGTGTCCGAACTGCTGGAAGGCGGCGACCAGGGCCGGTATTGCGCCCTGGCGGTGTTCGACCTCGATGATTTCAAGAGCATCAACGACACGTTGGGGCATCCCGTCGGCGACGGCATGATCTACTGCGTCGCCGAACGTATCGCCGGATTCGCCAAGGGCGACGTCAAAGTCAGCCGTTTTGGTGGCGACGAGTTCACCATCTTCTTCAATCATGTCGATGGCGCGGATGATCTCGCCATGCGCATGGATGTCGTCTTCGAGGCGCTCAGCGGCGAGATCGACGTTGCCGGCCACATGCTGCGCATCCAGGCAAGCAGCGGGGCGGTGCTCTCGCGAGCGGATGAGGCGAATGTCGACGATATGATCATCAAGGCGGATCTGGCGCTCTACCAGGCGAAGGAGTTCGGAAAGAATGGATGGCGGCTTTTCGAGCGCGAGATGGACGTCGCGTTCAGAAACCGCCAGACGCTGAAGGCGGACCTGCGCACCGCAATCCAGACGCGGAGCCTGCGTGTGGTGTTCCAGCCGATCATCGACATGCATACGATGCAGATTGCAGGAAGCGAGGCGCTGTGCCGGTGGGATCATCCTGAACTGGGTCCGATTTCGCCGGCCGCCTTCATTCCGCTGGCCGAGGAAATGGGAATCGTATCCGAAATCAGCGAAATGGTGCTGCGCATTGCCTGTGCCGAATGTTCGAGCTGGCCGGACGGGTTGCGCGTTTCGGTCAACCTGTCGGCGAAGGACTTCCACAATGCCGGCGTTGTCCAGAAGGTGAAGAACGCGCTGGCGGCGTCTGGCCTGGCACCCGAGCGCCTTGAGCTGGAAGTCACCGAAACCGCGCTTCTGGACGACACTTCCGCCACCAGCGCCTATCTCGAAGAACTAAAGAAGCTCGGCGTTACGATCGCCCTCGACGATTTCGGAACAGGCTACTCAAGCCTCAGCTATCTGCACATGCTGCCGCTGGACAAGGTCAAGATCGACGGCAGTTTCGTTGCCGGCATCACCAGCGACGAGCGTTCGCTGCGGCTTTTGACGAGCGTGGTGGAACTCTCCCGGAATCTCGGCCTGGCGGTGACGGTGGAGGGTGTGGAAACCTTCGCTCAGCTCAAGCTCCTTTCGGGCAAGGTTCAACCGGAGCTTGTCCAGGGGTTTCTTTTCGGATCGGCACTGACGGCCTCCGGCATAAGGACCATGTCCGATAAACGCTGGTCTTTCAGCCACGAAGCGCAAGCATCGTTCAAACCCGTATCTGCCTGA
- a CDS encoding indolepyruvate ferredoxin oxidoreductase family protein: MTLHDISLTDKYDLAKERIFVSGSQAVVRMLMMQRERDRQAGLNTAGFVSGYRGSPLGGFDLQLWKARKELAASNVIFQPGLNEELAATACWGSQQTELLGEGRYDGVFALWYAKGPGVDRTGDVFRHANLAGSSKHGGVLALMGDDHTAESSTVAHASEFAFVDAMVPILNPAGVQELIDYGLYGYALSRFAGTWAAIKCVKDNIESTASVDVAHDRLDIVLPEIDLPPGGLHIRHEVNQLGQEARLHDYKRAAAAAFVQANGLNRIVFSGGRNPKLGIVTLGTSYLDVRQALDDLGIDEERASQIGLRLFKVACPWPFDYQHMAEFVRGLDMVIVVEEKRSLVEVQLRENLYATANHPLIIGKTDERGERLFSPTGGLDPNDIAITIGERILKVIGPSEEISARVARLRQFQAMLADTKDVATRTPYFCSGCPHNSSTRVPEGSIAGGGIGCHFMALWMDRDTVGFTAMGGEGAQFIGQAPFSKRQHYFQNLGDGTYNHSASLALRFAIASGINITYKILYNDAVAMTGGQPHEGGLTVGMIAEQVRAEGVSRIAVVSDEPEKYERTIRFPAGTTIHHRDDLDDVQRGLRETKGVTVLIYDQTCAAEKRRRRKRGTFPDPDKRVIINELVCEGCGDCGVKSNCVSVQPVETEFGRKRRIDQSSCNKDFSCVNGFCPSFVTVHGAKLKKLEGAAGGDDPLDGVPEPALFPLGEHGWAGVIDGIGGTGVVTIGAILGMAAHLEGKGSGVIDMAGLAQKGGAVFSHLRIARTPEQVYSIHVSAGKADLVLGCDLVVSGAKKVLSTVRQDHTIVVTNTAEVMPGDFARSADFSLPVERLKKAVAQAAGEGKSHFFDATRAATVLFGNSIGANMFMLGMAYQFGGLPVSAEAIERAIELNGQAVSMNISAFHWGRRAAHDPDHVRDVVTRAAPSHVSGLSKTLDEIVDRRASFLADYQNKAYAERYRQRIERLRRAEEAAARGSTAVTEAAARNLFKLMAIKDEYEVARLYTDGSFKRQLEAEFESFERLEFHMAPPAFARRDSAGHLRKTSYGPWMMNAFSLLARARRLRGTALDVFGYTAERRMERQILSRYEADLDLIEKSLRADRIEAAAALASVPAIIRGYGHVKQANAEKAEQERARLVDRLEHDGPDPLLKAAE, translated from the coding sequence ATGACGCTGCATGACATATCGCTGACGGACAAGTACGATCTTGCGAAGGAGCGCATCTTCGTCTCGGGTTCGCAGGCGGTCGTTCGCATGCTCATGATGCAGCGCGAGCGTGACCGGCAGGCGGGCTTGAACACGGCGGGATTCGTATCGGGCTACCGCGGCTCGCCTCTCGGCGGCTTCGATCTGCAGCTCTGGAAGGCACGCAAGGAGCTTGCCGCCTCGAATGTCATCTTTCAGCCTGGGCTCAACGAGGAACTGGCGGCGACGGCCTGCTGGGGGTCGCAGCAGACGGAACTGCTGGGCGAGGGGCGGTATGACGGCGTCTTTGCGCTTTGGTATGCCAAGGGTCCGGGCGTGGATCGGACGGGCGACGTGTTTCGTCACGCGAACCTGGCGGGCTCCTCAAAGCACGGCGGCGTGCTGGCCCTGATGGGCGATGACCATACGGCGGAATCCTCCACCGTCGCCCATGCCAGCGAGTTCGCCTTCGTCGACGCCATGGTGCCGATCCTCAATCCGGCCGGTGTGCAGGAACTGATCGATTACGGGCTCTACGGCTACGCGCTGTCGCGCTTTGCCGGCACCTGGGCGGCGATCAAATGCGTGAAGGACAACATCGAATCCACGGCCTCCGTGGACGTCGCGCATGACCGGCTCGACATCGTGCTGCCGGAGATCGACCTGCCGCCCGGCGGCCTGCACATCCGCCACGAGGTGAACCAACTCGGGCAGGAGGCGCGGCTGCACGACTACAAGCGGGCGGCGGCGGCGGCCTTCGTGCAGGCGAACGGACTCAACCGGATCGTCTTTTCCGGCGGCAGGAACCCGAAGCTGGGCATCGTGACGCTCGGGACGAGCTATCTCGACGTCCGGCAGGCGCTGGACGATCTGGGCATCGACGAGGAGCGGGCGAGCCAGATCGGCCTGCGGCTGTTCAAGGTGGCTTGCCCCTGGCCTTTCGACTACCAGCACATGGCCGAGTTCGTGCGCGGGCTCGACATGGTTATCGTGGTCGAGGAGAAGCGCTCGCTGGTCGAGGTGCAACTGCGCGAAAACCTCTATGCGACGGCCAATCATCCGCTCATCATCGGCAAGACGGACGAGCGCGGTGAGCGCCTGTTCTCGCCCACGGGCGGCCTTGATCCCAACGACATCGCCATCACCATCGGCGAGCGCATCCTGAAGGTCATCGGCCCATCGGAGGAGATATCCGCGCGGGTCGCCCGGCTGCGCCAGTTCCAGGCAATGCTGGCCGATACAAAGGACGTGGCCACCCGCACGCCCTATTTCTGCTCCGGCTGCCCGCACAACAGCTCCACGCGCGTACCGGAAGGTTCGATTGCCGGCGGAGGCATCGGCTGCCACTTCATGGCGCTGTGGATGGACCGCGACACGGTCGGCTTTACCGCGATGGGCGGCGAAGGGGCGCAATTCATCGGCCAGGCGCCGTTCTCCAAGAGACAGCATTATTTCCAGAATCTGGGCGACGGGACCTACAATCATTCCGCCTCCCTGGCGCTGCGCTTCGCGATCGCCTCCGGGATCAACATCACCTACAAGATCCTCTATAACGATGCGGTCGCCATGACGGGCGGGCAGCCTCATGAGGGTGGCCTGACCGTAGGGATGATCGCCGAGCAGGTGCGCGCGGAGGGTGTCTCGCGCATCGCGGTCGTCTCCGACGAGCCGGAGAAATACGAGCGAACGATCCGCTTTCCCGCGGGAACGACGATCCATCACAGGGACGATCTGGATGACGTCCAGCGCGGCTTGCGCGAGACGAAGGGCGTTACCGTACTGATCTACGACCAGACATGCGCTGCTGAAAAGCGCCGCCGGCGCAAGCGCGGGACGTTTCCCGATCCCGACAAGCGGGTCATCATCAACGAGCTGGTTTGCGAGGGCTGCGGCGATTGCGGCGTCAAGTCCAACTGCGTCTCCGTGCAGCCGGTGGAGACCGAGTTCGGCCGCAAGCGGCGCATCGACCAGTCGAGCTGCAACAAGGACTTCTCCTGCGTCAACGGGTTCTGCCCGTCTTTCGTGACGGTGCACGGGGCGAAGCTCAAGAAGCTTGAAGGCGCAGCGGGTGGCGACGATCCCCTTGACGGCGTGCCGGAGCCGGCGCTCTTTCCTCTGGGCGAACATGGCTGGGCCGGCGTCATCGACGGCATAGGCGGCACCGGCGTCGTCACGATCGGAGCTATACTGGGCATGGCGGCCCATCTTGAAGGCAAAGGTTCCGGCGTCATCGACATGGCCGGGCTTGCGCAAAAGGGCGGCGCCGTATTCTCGCATCTGCGCATCGCCCGGACGCCGGAGCAGGTGTACTCGATCCATGTCTCCGCCGGAAAGGCCGATCTGGTGCTGGGCTGCGATCTCGTCGTTTCCGGCGCCAAGAAGGTACTTTCGACGGTGCGGCAGGATCACACGATCGTTGTGACCAATACCGCCGAGGTGATGCCCGGCGACTTCGCGCGGTCGGCAGATTTTTCATTGCCGGTCGAACGGCTCAAGAAGGCGGTGGCGCAGGCGGCCGGCGAAGGCAAGTCGCACTTCTTTGACGCAACGCGGGCGGCGACCGTGCTGTTCGGCAATTCAATCGGCGCCAACATGTTCATGCTGGGCATGGCCTACCAGTTCGGCGGCCTGCCCGTGTCGGCGGAAGCGATCGAAAGGGCCATCGAACTGAATGGTCAGGCCGTGTCGATGAACATCAGCGCGTTCCACTGGGGCCGCAGGGCGGCGCACGATCCGGACCATGTGCGCGACGTGGTGACGCGCGCGGCGCCTTCCCATGTGTCGGGCCTTTCAAAGACGCTGGATGAGATTGTCGATCGCCGAGCGTCTTTCCTGGCGGATTATCAGAACAAGGCTTATGCCGAGCGCTATCGCCAACGCATCGAGAGATTGCGCCGGGCGGAAGAGGCCGCGGCGCGCGGTTCAACGGCAGTGACGGAAGCCGCAGCCCGGAACCTGTTCAAGCTGATGGCGATCAAGGACGAGTATGAGGTGGCCCGGCTTTACACGGACGGCTCCTTCAAGCGGCAGCTTGAAGCGGAATTCGAAAGCTTCGAAAGGCTGGAGTTCCACATGGCGCCGCCTGCCTTTGCCCGCAGGGACAGCGCCGGGCATCTGCGGAAGACCAGTTATGGCCCGTGGATGATGAACGCATTTTCGCTGCTTGCTCGCGCGCGGCGGTTGCGCGGGACGGCGCTGGACGTCTTCGGCTATACCGCCGAGCGCCGCATGGAGCGGCAGATACTGAGCCGGTATGAAGCCGACCTCGACCTGATCGAGAAGTCGCTGCGCGCCGACAGGATCGAAGCCGCCGCGGCGCTCGCCAGCGTTCCGGCGATCATCCGGGGATATGGGCACGTCAAGCAAGCCAATGCCGAAAAGGCGGAGCAGGAAAGGGCGCGTCTGGTCGACCGGCTGGAGCATGACGGGCCCGACCCATTGCTGAAGGCTGCGGAATAG
- a CDS encoding TRAP transporter small permease subunit, with the protein MRAIALIVRVISGLNALVGNIFSWLSLAIVLVCFTVVVQRYVFATSYVWMQDLYIWLNGAMFTAVAGFALLRNDHVRVDIFYRPASIRRKAVIDIIGVIFFLLPFCWVVFAYGWPFVARSWRIQEASANVGGMPGLFILKTFILAFAGLIALQGIAMVLRSILVLNGKEELLPEKLRYERQDTAPAEVSV; encoded by the coding sequence TTGCGCGCGATTGCTTTGATCGTCCGCGTCATCAGCGGACTGAACGCCTTGGTTGGCAACATATTTTCCTGGCTGTCCCTGGCGATCGTGCTGGTCTGCTTTACCGTCGTCGTCCAGCGCTACGTATTCGCCACAAGCTATGTGTGGATGCAGGATCTCTATATCTGGCTGAATGGCGCCATGTTCACCGCCGTGGCCGGGTTTGCGCTGCTGCGAAACGATCATGTGCGCGTCGACATATTCTATCGTCCTGCGAGCATCCGGCGTAAGGCCGTGATCGACATCATAGGCGTCATATTCTTCCTGCTGCCCTTCTGCTGGGTCGTTTTCGCCTATGGCTGGCCGTTCGTCGCCCGCTCCTGGCGCATTCAGGAAGCTTCGGCCAATGTCGGCGGGATGCCGGGCCTGTTCATTCTGAAGACATTCATACTGGCTTTCGCGGGCCTTATCGCGCTCCAGGGAATCGCCATGGTGCTGAGGTCGATCCTCGTCCTCAACGGAAAAGAAGAATTGCTGCCGGAAAAGCTCCGCTACGAGCGACAGGATACGGCCCCGGCGGAGGTCAGCGTCTGA